One Gossypium hirsutum isolate 1008001.06 chromosome A11, Gossypium_hirsutum_v2.1, whole genome shotgun sequence genomic window carries:
- the LOC107897994 gene encoding golgin subfamily A member 6-like protein 22, with amino-acid sequence MEKGFFDKVENNAAVRIWAETTQQEKGDNLNEGSMGSRQREQRINDNISTSDQENPRSIEEHLKVISSELEIIRQDFERKSLELEKRIEQLEEEKIQLGLDVDVQKLEAERPRKGKNKAEEDLDSLKTEYKKLSRSMRTAGLRKTSEQWRQEVKEEKSKANQWEEKFWDAQAREGALKRSLVESQNEKEGLKIRVSELERSLYQYRTRKSIELLEVNNERLREQLHQSQDQVRNRDYVMGEALTQVREVADHLQKLVVQANVLSLKYESESDRGRELAWLLRQVKALSIRAKPYM; translated from the exons atggaaaaggggttttttgataaagtagagaACAATGCGGCTGTTCGGATATGGGCTGAGACAACACAGCAAGAGAAAGGTGACAATCTTAACGAGGG GAGTATGGGGAGCCGTCAG AGGGAACAGAGGATTAACGACAACATCTCTACGTCAGATCAAGAGAATCCTCGATCAATAGAAGAACACTTGAAAGTAATCTCATCTGAGTTAGAAATCATCAGGCAAGATTTTGAGAGAAAGAGTCTGGAATTAGAAAAAAGGATCGAGCaattagaggaagaaaaaatacaGCTGGGGTTAGATGTTGATGTCCAGAAACTAGAAGCTGAAAGGCCCAGAAAAGGAAAAaacaaggctgaagaggatttggacaGTTTGAAAACAGAATATAAGAAGCTTAGTAGATCAATGAGAACCGCCGGGCTAAGAAAAACATCTGAACAGTGGCGACAGGAAGTTAAAGAAGAGAAAAGCAAAGCCAACCAATGGGAAGAAAAGTTCTGGGATGCTCAAGCTCGAGAAGGTGCTCTGAAAAGAAGTTTGGTAGAAAGCCAAAATGAGAAGGAGGGATTAAAGATTCGGGTGTCAGAGTTAGAAAGGTCATTGTATCAGTATCGTACGCGTAAATCT ATTGAACTCCTTGAGGTAAATAACGAGCGATTGAGGGAGCAACTTCATCAATCTCAAGACCAGGTCAGGAACAGGGATTACGTCATGGGTGAAGCTTTGACTCAAGTGCGAGAAGTGGCTGATCACTTACAAAAGTTAGTAGTACAGGCCAATGtgctgagtttaaaatatgagtcagaatcagaCCGAGGTCGAGagctagcttggcttcttaggcagGTCAAGGCTTTAAGTATCAGGGCCAAGccttatatgtaa
- the LOC121210087 gene encoding uncharacterized protein — MSARASAKGPIIARRRIRRAGHLTRWPKIRKRKEGREGRRKRGERGELRPRAGHRTAAGSLPVPAPAKGYGGVREVEEKHAVADGMGVTRGGAGVRGVEEAEEGRAAEDFGG; from the exons ATGTCGGCGAGGGCTTCAGCCAAAGGTCCGATCATCGCTCGTCGTAGGATTCGTCGCGCCGGCCACCTTACACGGTGGCCAAAAATcagaaaaag gaaagaagggaGAGAGGGGAGAAGGAAGAGAGGGGAAAGGGGAGAGCTCCGGCCacgggccggtcaccggacggccgcCGGAAGTCTGCCGGTGCCGGCGCCGGCCAAAg GGTATGGAGGTGTCAGGGAAGTGGAGGAGAAGCATGCGGTGGCAGACGGTATGGGAGTGACCAGGGGTGGTGCTGGTGTCAGAGGAGTGGAGGAGGCTGAAGAGGGGAGAGCGGCTGAAGACTTTGGTggctag